Proteins encoded within one genomic window of Homalodisca vitripennis isolate AUS2020 unplaced genomic scaffold, UT_GWSS_2.1 ScUCBcl_4024;HRSCAF=9915, whole genome shotgun sequence:
- the LOC124372784 gene encoding uncharacterized protein LOC124372784: protein MESRGKFILSKLKNLNTFTEDNLKPETNDCPSNQSVEVPRRNSTPSPTLTELKVLNPDCTSILVLPDNDSTQWNFNMHESENIQVERETSKDVHLLNFISTPVEPESNEWELETITQVTNMEQESGASTTLEDLDDALSSVSDLFENDIDDPTYTPPSGSESDSTLSNDLEQVQSQSVSTNTTANNNNIIPLVPYTDSDDTESELPIVYST, encoded by the exons atggaaagtaggggaaagtttatactttccaaattgaaaaaccttaatACGTTCACTGAAGATAATCTGAAACCTGAAACTAATGATTGTCCTAGCAATCAATCAGTAGAAGTTCCACGAAGAAATTCCACTCCTTCACCGACTTTAACCgaattaaaa gtaTTGAATCCAGATTGCACATCCATCCTCGTTTTACCTGACAATGACTCAACCCAATGGAATTTTAACATGCATGAAAGTGAAAATATCCAAGTTGAAAGAGAAACTAGTAAAGACGTACATcttcttaatttcatttcaactccAGTAGAACCAG agtcaaatgAATGGGAGCTAGAGACGATAACACAAGTGACAAACATGGAACAAGAATCTGGAGCATCGACAACACTGGAAGATTTAGATGATGCGCTATCTTCTGTGAGCGACCTATTTGAGAATGACATCGATGATCCAACATACACTCCACCTTCAGGTTCAGAGAGTGATTCAACTTTAAGTAACGATTTAGAACAAGTACAAAGTCAATCTGTAAGTACAAAtactacagcaaataataataatataatacctctGGTACCATACACCGATTCAGATGACACGGAGAGCGAGTTACCGATAGTTTACTCAAcctaa